The region AGCGGCATATCCGGTGGGATCAGGTCATTAATCGGCAGGTCGAAGGCAACCACGGTCGCCAGATGGCCCGGCTGGTTAAAGGTGGTTCGCAGCGTAAAGTAGTGGCCATTCTGCCAGGCAAGGCGGCGTAATGACGAGAAACTTTCGCGCTCGTCCAGCGCGTTGGCCTGTTGCAACATTTCCGCCCGACGGGAATCGACAATACTGCCAACGGTGGTCTCTTTAAAGCCGGACGAGAGATCCTTCAGCGGCAGGGTCGAGACCAGGATCATGCTGTTGTCCTGACCGTTCAGATAGTACATAGACCACGGCACGGTCTCGGCGCCCCACAGGGTGTCCAGATAGGAGGAGATCCGCTGCGTCATCTCAAGCGTTGCGCTGTCGTGCGAGCCGAAAATCAGGGCTTCCGTCTTACGCTGCGGTTTTTCAAGGTAATACACATCCTGCTTAAGGCGCGTTTCCTGCAACCCTTCGCCTGACGAGGTGGCAGGCGCGGCAGCGATATTGTCGTAGATTTGCCAGGTCGCATAGCGCCACGTATCAATGCGCTTGTGCACCGCATGGGTGATATCGACGATTTGATAGCTTTTATCTTTCAGCCAGGTATTAACGGCGCTCTGAACCATCACCCCCATTGTGACTAACAGCACAACGATCAACAGAAGAAAGAAACGGGTGATGCTGCCCGGTAGAAGGGAGAATTTGCTCGGGGCGGTAGTTTCAGTCTGACTCATTGATGTGTTTAACCCGTAATGGCCGCGCGGTAATGGGATAGGGCAGTATAAAGGGTAATAACTGAATTTCCAGCGCCGTTAGCGGTATGACATTGACTTTTTATCTGTGCAACCGGCTTCAGCCTCTCCGGGAGAAAGGTGTACAAAACCCCGTCAGATGTATAAATACCCTGTCGCATCGGCAGTAAAATAGCACGAATAAACAAGAAATTAATTTCTACAGCAAGAAAAGAATTCAGTGGCAGCCGGAGGATGGATTTAATTAATAGCCGTTATCATTACTGAGGGGTAGCACATAAAATGTCGACTGACGTAAAGAAAGGTAAAAAAAAACCGAATGCGAAGCATCCGGTTCAATTAGGGATAAACAGACATTCAAAACTGAATGACGGTAATAAATAAAGTTAATGATGATAGCGAGAGTTATTTTAGTGGTGTTGAAGCGATTTTTTTTGTCATTCAGTGCTGTACAGCTTTTTGGTGCAAAGAATTGAATTTATTAAGATATATTTTTGTTTTGATTATCCGTGCTATATTTTTAAACTATTAATGCTCTGTAAAAGTTCTTCCAAATTTACAAATTGAAACATGTTGATGGTAAAGTGAAATATCTTCAAAGTTTTCGTATCATATTCCTGTTGGATTATTCTGCATTTTTGAGGAGAATGAACTTGCCGACTGGTTAAGAGGGTTGACCAGTAAGCAGTGGTAAATAATAAGGCATATAACAGAGGGTTAATAAAATGAAAGTTAAAGTACTGTCCCTCCTGGTACCAGCTCTGCTGGTGGCAGGCGCAGCAAATGCGGCTGAAATTTATAACAAAGACGGCAACAAATTAGATCTGTACGGTAAAGTAGATGGTCTGCACTATTTCTCTGATGACGACAGTGCAGACGGCGACCAGACCTACATGCGTCTGGGCTTCAAAGGCGAAACTCAGGTTAACGACCAGCTGACCGGTTACGGCCAGTGGGAATACCAGATCCAGGGTAACTCTGGTGAGAACGAAAACAACTCCTGGACGCGTGTGGCGTTCGCAGGTCTGAAATTCGCTGATGCGGGTTCATTCGACTACGGTCGTAACTACGGCGTTGTTTACGATGTGACTTCCTGGACTGACGTTCTGCCGGAATTCGGCGGCGACACCTATGGTTCTGACAACTTCATGCAGCAGCGTGGTAACGGCTTCGCGACCTACCGTAACCAGGACTTCTTCGGTCTGGTTGATGGCCTGAACTTCGCGTTGCAGTACCAGGGTAAAAACGGCAGCCCAAGCGGCGAAGGCCAGACCAACAACGGTCGTGACGCGCTGCGTCAGAACGGTGATGGCTACGGCGGCTCTCTGACCTACGATCTGGGCGAAGGCTTCGCACTCGGTACGGCGGTCACCAGCTCTAAACGTACTGCTGACCAGAACGCGCCAGGCTACTTCGGTGAAGGCGATCGCGCAGAGACCTACACCGGTGGTCTGAAATACGACGCGAACAACATCTACCTGGCTGCACAGTATACTCAGACTTACAACGCGACCCGCGTTGGCGATCAGGGCTGGGCTAACAAAGCACAGAACTTCGAAGTAGTTGCGCAGTATCAGTTCGACTTCGGCCTGCGTCCATCCGTGGCTTACCTGCAATCTAAAGGTAAAGACATCGAAAACTATGGCGATCAGGATATCCTGAAGTATGTTGATGTTGGCGCGACTTACTACTTCAACAAAAACATGTCCACCTACGTTGATTACAAAATCAACCTGCTGGATGAAAATGACTTCACCCGTCAGACAGGTATCGGTACCGACGATATCGTCGCGCTGGGTCTGGTTTACCAGTTCTAATTGCTCATACTGCAACAAAGGGGCCAACAGGCCCCTTTTTTCATGCTTTTTTAGGGTCTTACAAATACGCTGTTTTAGTGTACTCTTGCCGCCCTGGCATGAGGATTATAACCAATGGATATGACTTTTTTACGCGCCAGCGTTCTGGCGACTGTTTTACTCCTGACCGCGTGTGACTCTTCTACGCAGCCTGCAAAAATCGAGGCGCCAGCCGCGACGGTGCTGGAAGGGAAAACCATGGGGACCTTCTGGCGCGTCAGCGTGATGGATCTCGACAAGGCTCGCGTTGATGAGCTTCGCGCTAAAATTCAGGCTCAGCTGGATGCCGACGATCAGCTGCTCTCCACGTACAAAAACGACTCGGCGCTGATGCGTTTCAATCGCTCCAGCAGCACCTCCCTGTGGCCGGTGAGCGAAGCGATGGCCGACATCGTCACGGAATCCATGCGCGTGGGCTACAAAACCAACGGCGCCATGGATGTGACCGTGGGGCCGCTGGTGAACCTGTGGGGATTTGGCCCCAACAAGCAGCCGGTGACTACACCCGATCAAGCCGCCATTGACGATGCCCGCGCACGTACGGGGTTACAGCATCTGGCGGTGATCTCCCAGTACGGTCAGCAATACCTGCAAAAAGATATTCCCGACCTGTTTGTAGATCTCTCAACGGTAGGCGAGGGGTATGCTGCGGATCATCTCGCAGCCCTGATGGCGCAGGAAGGCATTCCCCGTTATCTGGTTTCCGTCGGTGGCGCGCTCGTCAGCCGGGGCATGAACGCCAGCGGCAGGCCGTGGCGGGTGGCCATTCAAAAACCAACGGACCAGCAGAACGCGGTGCAGGCGATTGTCGACATCAACGGGCACGGTATCAGCACCTCCGGAAGCTACCGCAACTATTACGAGCTGGATGGCAAACGTATCTCGCACGTGATTGATCCGCAAACCGGACGACCCATTACGCACAACCTGGTGTCCGTGACGGTGATAGCGCCAACCGCACTGGAAGCGGACGCCTGGGATACCGGATTAATGGTGCTCGGCACGGAGAAGGCCAAAGAGGTGGTGCGTCAGGAAGGGCTGGCCGTCTATATGATCACCAAAGAGGCTGACGGGTTTAAAACCTGGAGTTCGCCGCAGTTCAACAGCTTCCTGGTGAGTGAAAAAAATTAAAAAGCAAGGTTGCGGGTTTTTGTCCGGTGGCGTTCAGGCAAGCTGAGCGTATGCTTGTAAGAGGAGCCGATGATGAAAAACACAACCTATCTCACCGATGAGGATCGCTGGCAGGCCGTTCAGAGCCGCGATCCTCATGCGGATAACCAGTTTGTCTTCGCCGTGCAGACGACCGGCATTTATTGTCGCCCGTCCTGCCGCGCCCGCCACGCGCTGCGTATAAATGTCTGCTTCTATCCTGATGCTCACCTGGCCGCGCAGGCGGGTTTCCGCCCCTGTAAGCGCTGTAGGCCGGACCAGGGCGACCCTATGGCGCAGAAAAAGGCCACCATTGCGCTGGCCTGCCGACTGCTTGAACAGGAAGCGGCGCTGAATCTTGAGGCACTGGCACAGCAGGTTGCCATGAGCCCGTTCCATCTCCACCGTGTGTTTAAATCCGTTACCGGCATGACGCCGAAAGCCTGGCAGCAGGCCGCGCGTGAACAACGCCTGCGTAGCCTGCTTGCACAGGGCGGTAAAATCACCGACGCCGTACTGGCCGCTGGCTTCCCGGACGGCAGCAGCTACTACCGGAAAGCCGACGGCGCGCTGGGCATGACGGCGAAACAGTACCGCAACGGGGATGCTGCGGTCCGCTATGCTATCAGTGACTGCTCACTGGGCCGCTGCCTGGTGGCGGAAAGCGAGCGCGGGATCTGCGCGATCCTGCTGGGAGATGACGACACCACGCTGATGGCTGAGCTGCTGTCACTGTTTCCGCTTGCCGTCCGCGACCCGATGGAAGGCGCGTTTGCCGGGCGTGTTCGTCAGGTGATTGCCTCTGTCGACAGCCGCGGGACGCCGCTGACGCTGCCGCTGGATATCCGTGGTACAGCCTTCCAGCAGCAGGTCTGGCAGGCGCTGCGGGCTATCCCCTGCGGTGAAACGGCAAGCTATCAGCAGGTGGCGAAGGCCATTGGTAAACCCAATGCCGTACGTGCCGTGGCCGGGGCCTGCGGAGCCAACAAACTGGCGATCGTCATCCCCTGTCACCGCGTAGTGCGTAACGACGGTGCCCTGTCGGGTTATCGCTGGGGCGCAGCGCGCAAGGTGCTATTGTTGAAACGTGAGGCGAACAACCCGGAGGGATAATGCTCGATTTATTTGCAGATGCTGAACCCTGGCAGGAGCCGCTCGCGCCGGGGGCGACGATCCTGAGACGCTTCGCGCTTTCCCGCGCGGCGGCGCTGTTCGACGGTATTGATGCCGTGACCGCCCGTTCGCCGTTTCGCCATATGGTCACGCCGGGCGGGTATACCATGTCCGTGGCGATGACCAACTGCGGCGAACTGGGATGGGCGACAAATGAGCGGGGCTATGTCTATGCCACGGCCGATCCGCTGACGGATCGGCCGTGGCCGCCGATGCCGGAGGCGTTTCAGGCGCTATGTCATGATGCCGCCGTGGCGGCCGGCTACCCTGATTTTCGTCCCGACGCCTGTCTTATCAACCGCTATGCCGTCGGGGCAAAACTCTCCTTGCATCAGGATAAGGACGAGCCGGATCTGCGCGCGCCGATTGTCTCGGTATCCCTTGGGCTGCCCGCCGTCTTTCAGTTTGGCGGGCTGCGGCGCAACGACCCGCTAAAACGGCTGATGCTGGAGCATGGTGATGTGGTGGTCTGGGGCGGGGAATCACGGCTTTTTTACCACGGTATTCAGCCGCTTAAACCTGGCGATCATCCGGTGGCGGGGGCGTTTCGCTACAACCTCACGTTCCGACAGGCAGCATAGAGAGAATAAAAATAAGAATTATTCTTGATGTGTGTGAAAGGCAGTTTACACTGCTGGCTGATTTTTCTTGTCCGGATTGCTCTGCATGCAACTACTTCTTCTTGTCTGGCGGCAGTATCGCTGGCCTTTTATCGCGGTGATGGCGTTAAGCCTTGCCAGCGCGGCGCTGGGGATCGGCCTGATTGCCTTCATTAACGTGCGTTTGATCGAAATGGTCGACACGTCACTCTCCGTTCTGCCGGAGTTTCTGGGTTTACTGCTGCTGCTGATGGCGGTCACGCTCGGTTCACAGCTGGCGCTGACCGCGCTCGGCCACCATTTCGTTTTCCGTCTGCGCAGTGAGTTCATCAAACGTATTCTTGATACTCAGGTGGAACGCATCGAGCAACTGGGAAGTGCCTCTCTGCTGGCGGGGCTGACCAGTGATGTGCGCGCCATTACCATCGCCTTTGTGCGCCTGCCGGAGCTGGTGCAGGGGATCATCCTGACCTTTGGCTCGGCAGCCTATCTCGCCTGGCTCTCCAGCAAAATGCTGGCGGTGACGGCGCTGTGGATTGTTATTACCATCTGGGGCGGCTTTCTGCTGGTATCCCGCGTCTATAAGCACATGGCGGTGCTGCGCGAAACGGAAGACAAACTCTATAACGATTACCAGACGGTGCTGGAAGGGCGCAAAGAGCTGACCCTCAATCGCGAGCGCGCCGAGCATATCTTCAACCATCTCTACATCCCGGATGCGCACGAATATCGTCATCACATTATTCGCGCCGATACGTTCCACCTGAGCGCCGTGAACTGGTCCAACATCATGATGCTGGGCGCCATTGGCCTGGTATTCTGGATGGCGAACAGCCTGGGATGGGCGGATACCAACGTGGCGGCAACCTACTCCCTGACGCTGTTGTTTTTACGCACGCCGCTGCTCTCGGCCGTTGGCGCACTGCCGACGCTGCTGAGCGCACAGGTGGCCTTCAACAAGCTGAAGAAATTCGACCTTGCGCCGTTTAAGGCTGAGTTCCCGCGCCCGCAGGCCTTCCCGAACTGGCAAACGCTGGAGCTGCGTAACGTTACCTTTCGCTATCAGGATAATGCCTTCTCCGTAGGGCCGATTAACCTGACGATCCACCGCGGCGAACTGCTGTTCCTGATCGGCGGCAACGGCAGCGGCAAATCCACGCTGGCGATGCTGCTGACGGGGCTTTATCAGCCGCAGTCGGGTGAAATTCTGCTGGACGGCAAGGCGCTGAGCGCGGAGAAACCGGAAGATTACCGCAAGCTCTTCTCGGCGGTATTTACCGACGTCTGGCTGTTTGACCGGCTGCTGGGCCCGGAAGGGCAGCAGGCGGATCCGGCGCTGGTGGAGAAGTGGCTTGCGCACCTGCAAATGTCGCACAAGCTGGAGCTACAGGATGGCAAAATCCTGAATATCAAACTGTCGAAAGGGCAGAAGAAACGCGTGGCGCTGCTGCTGGCCCTGGCCGAGGAGCGTGACATCATCCTGCTGGATGAGTGGGCCGCCGATCAGGATCCGCACTTCCGCCGCGAGTTTTATCAGGTACTGCTGCCGCTGATGCAGGCGATGGGAAAAACCATTTTTGCCATCAGCCATGACGATCACTACTTCATTCACGCCGACCGTCTGCTGGAGATGCGCGACGGCAAGCTGAGCGAGCTGACCGGCGATGAACGCGATGCGGCGTCGCGTGATGCGGTGGCGCGTACGGCCTGATGCCCTCACCCTAACCCTCTTCCACAGGAGAGGGGATAGATCGTGGCTGTAGTGGCGATTTTTTCTCCATCCCGCCCCATCGTTT is a window of Enterobacter hormaechei ATCC 49162 DNA encoding:
- a CDS encoding porin OmpC, which gives rise to MKVKVLSLLVPALLVAGAANAAEIYNKDGNKLDLYGKVDGLHYFSDDDSADGDQTYMRLGFKGETQVNDQLTGYGQWEYQIQGNSGENENNSWTRVAFAGLKFADAGSFDYGRNYGVVYDVTSWTDVLPEFGGDTYGSDNFMQQRGNGFATYRNQDFFGLVDGLNFALQYQGKNGSPSGEGQTNNGRDALRQNGDGYGGSLTYDLGEGFALGTAVTSSKRTADQNAPGYFGEGDRAETYTGGLKYDANNIYLAAQYTQTYNATRVGDQGWANKAQNFEVVAQYQFDFGLRPSVAYLQSKGKDIENYGDQDILKYVDVGATYYFNKNMSTYVDYKINLLDENDFTRQTGIGTDDIVALGLVYQF
- the apbE gene encoding FAD:protein FMN transferase ApbE — protein: MDMTFLRASVLATVLLLTACDSSTQPAKIEAPAATVLEGKTMGTFWRVSVMDLDKARVDELRAKIQAQLDADDQLLSTYKNDSALMRFNRSSSTSLWPVSEAMADIVTESMRVGYKTNGAMDVTVGPLVNLWGFGPNKQPVTTPDQAAIDDARARTGLQHLAVISQYGQQYLQKDIPDLFVDLSTVGEGYAADHLAALMAQEGIPRYLVSVGGALVSRGMNASGRPWRVAIQKPTDQQNAVQAIVDINGHGISTSGSYRNYYELDGKRISHVIDPQTGRPITHNLVSVTVIAPTALEADAWDTGLMVLGTEKAKEVVRQEGLAVYMITKEADGFKTWSSPQFNSFLVSEKN
- the ada gene encoding bifunctional DNA-binding transcriptional regulator/O6-methylguanine-DNA methyltransferase Ada; this encodes MKNTTYLTDEDRWQAVQSRDPHADNQFVFAVQTTGIYCRPSCRARHALRINVCFYPDAHLAAQAGFRPCKRCRPDQGDPMAQKKATIALACRLLEQEAALNLEALAQQVAMSPFHLHRVFKSVTGMTPKAWQQAAREQRLRSLLAQGGKITDAVLAAGFPDGSSYYRKADGALGMTAKQYRNGDAAVRYAISDCSLGRCLVAESERGICAILLGDDDTTLMAELLSLFPLAVRDPMEGAFAGRVRQVIASVDSRGTPLTLPLDIRGTAFQQQVWQALRAIPCGETASYQQVAKAIGKPNAVRAVAGACGANKLAIVIPCHRVVRNDGALSGYRWGAARKVLLLKREANNPEG
- the alkB gene encoding DNA oxidative demethylase AlkB, producing the protein MLDLFADAEPWQEPLAPGATILRRFALSRAAALFDGIDAVTARSPFRHMVTPGGYTMSVAMTNCGELGWATNERGYVYATADPLTDRPWPPMPEAFQALCHDAAVAAGYPDFRPDACLINRYAVGAKLSLHQDKDEPDLRAPIVSVSLGLPAVFQFGGLRRNDPLKRLMLEHGDVVVWGGESRLFYHGIQPLKPGDHPVAGAFRYNLTFRQAA
- a CDS encoding multidrug ABC transporter permease/ATP-binding protein, with amino-acid sequence MQLLLLVWRQYRWPFIAVMALSLASAALGIGLIAFINVRLIEMVDTSLSVLPEFLGLLLLLMAVTLGSQLALTALGHHFVFRLRSEFIKRILDTQVERIEQLGSASLLAGLTSDVRAITIAFVRLPELVQGIILTFGSAAYLAWLSSKMLAVTALWIVITIWGGFLLVSRVYKHMAVLRETEDKLYNDYQTVLEGRKELTLNRERAEHIFNHLYIPDAHEYRHHIIRADTFHLSAVNWSNIMMLGAIGLVFWMANSLGWADTNVAATYSLTLLFLRTPLLSAVGALPTLLSAQVAFNKLKKFDLAPFKAEFPRPQAFPNWQTLELRNVTFRYQDNAFSVGPINLTIHRGELLFLIGGNGSGKSTLAMLLTGLYQPQSGEILLDGKALSAEKPEDYRKLFSAVFTDVWLFDRLLGPEGQQADPALVEKWLAHLQMSHKLELQDGKILNIKLSKGQKKRVALLLALAEERDIILLDEWAADQDPHFRREFYQVLLPLMQAMGKTIFAISHDDHYFIHADRLLEMRDGKLSELTGDERDAASRDAVARTA